From Levilactobacillus zymae, a single genomic window includes:
- a CDS encoding AEC family transporter has translation MQLGQLTNQIILMFGLMLIGVLINKCHFMHAQTANDLTNILLYVVSPCLIIGAFEQPFSGSRLHQFLLAAAGTLIWYVVVTLLARLIFGHLHDPNLRRITQYGSIYSNAGFMGIPLISALFGSTGVFYAVVALAGFNLFSWTLGVRLFHAPATHQYRQILLNPNIIAIVVGLLLFVSGWHLPGTLNHIVTAVGSVNTPLSMIVIGNSLAQITFSRQMLNPWLGLTLLLRNLVFPLLGAGLLTVLGVSGIAYTTTLIMIACPVAGIVVLFTLQIHGDAAPAIAVMSLSTILSLITIPLVVALGS, from the coding sequence GTGCAACTCGGTCAATTAACGAATCAAATTATCCTGATGTTCGGCTTGATGCTCATTGGGGTGCTCATCAATAAATGTCACTTCATGCACGCCCAAACCGCTAACGACCTGACCAACATCTTACTCTACGTGGTCTCCCCCTGCTTAATTATCGGAGCCTTCGAACAGCCCTTCTCGGGATCACGCCTGCATCAATTCTTGCTCGCCGCCGCAGGAACCCTCATCTGGTACGTGGTGGTGACCTTACTCGCCCGGCTGATCTTTGGTCACCTTCACGACCCCAACCTGCGGCGGATCACCCAATACGGTAGTATTTATTCGAACGCCGGATTCATGGGAATTCCGCTCATCAGTGCGCTCTTCGGCAGTACCGGTGTGTTCTACGCCGTGGTGGCCTTAGCCGGGTTCAACCTGTTCAGTTGGACGCTGGGTGTGCGTTTATTCCACGCACCAGCCACCCACCAGTACCGACAAATCCTGTTAAACCCTAACATTATCGCCATCGTGGTCGGCCTGCTACTCTTCGTGAGTGGTTGGCACCTGCCCGGGACCCTAAATCACATCGTCACGGCGGTCGGATCGGTCAACACGCCGTTATCGATGATCGTCATCGGTAACAGTCTGGCACAAATCACGTTTAGCCGGCAAATGCTTAACCCCTGGCTCGGGCTAACGTTGCTCTTACGCAACCTGGTCTTTCCGCTACTGGGTGCCGGTCTCTTAACGGTCCTGGGGGTCAGCGGGATTGCCTACACCACCACGCTAATCATGATTGCCTGTCCGGTAGCCGGCATCGTGGTTCTCTTCACCCTGCAAATTCACGGCGATGCCGCCCCCGCTATCGCCGTAATGAGCCTCTCGACCATTCTTAGCTTGATAACCATCCCGTTAGTGGTGGCGCTAGGAAGTTAA
- a CDS encoding YjzD family protein encodes MKWLASNIVVVIWSVIFGEVIGYVGQALEEMTYQPLQIGVTMAIAALIAVNGIALLARSDQKSAKN; translated from the coding sequence ATGAAGTGGCTCGCATCAAATATCGTCGTGGTGATCTGGTCTGTTATTTTCGGTGAAGTGATCGGTTATGTCGGTCAAGCACTAGAAGAGATGACTTATCAACCTCTGCAAATTGGCGTGACGATGGCCATCGCTGCCCTTATCGCGGTCAATGGGATCGCGTTACTGGCTCGTAGTGATCAGAAGTCTGCGAAGAACTAG
- a CDS encoding cation:proton antiporter — MELLGNLTLILLATTIVGHFSTRIGIPAVIGQLLVGIVLGPAMLGWLHLTHGLEGFAEIGVIVLMFIAGLESDLQLLKRYLKPSVFVAILGVIVPVLGTFWVAELYHLPLTESLFLGVIFAATSVSISVEVLKEMNALSSREGTTILGAAVVDDVLAVVILSVLVSTTGTAVGGHTSSNLLVTTLMQIVYFVAIYFVVKWLAPYMAKMGTRLLIPMGETLMAIILCFGMAYVAELVGLSDVVGAFFAGIAISQTSVKSTVDRHIEPVGYAVFIPVFFVSIGLNMDFNGLGKQIGFILVLTVVAVVSKLVGAGGGAKLAGFSWLSSTAVGAGMVSRGEMALIIAQIGYQAKLMSPVRYSAIVAAIILATLVAPFLLRWTMNQVTKGQKDRSKVRPLKD, encoded by the coding sequence ATGGAATTATTAGGAAATTTAACGTTGATATTACTGGCAACCACCATTGTCGGGCACTTTAGCACACGCATCGGCATTCCGGCGGTGATTGGTCAGCTATTAGTGGGAATTGTTCTGGGGCCAGCCATGTTGGGGTGGTTACATTTGACGCATGGCTTAGAGGGGTTCGCCGAGATCGGGGTCATTGTCTTGATGTTTATCGCGGGGCTGGAAAGTGACCTGCAACTGTTGAAACGTTACCTGAAACCCAGTGTGTTCGTGGCAATTCTAGGCGTCATCGTGCCGGTTCTAGGGACGTTTTGGGTCGCGGAGCTCTACCACTTACCACTGACGGAAAGCTTATTCTTAGGGGTGATTTTTGCCGCCACGTCGGTGTCCATCTCGGTAGAGGTTTTAAAGGAAATGAACGCACTCAGTAGCCGGGAAGGGACCACCATTCTGGGGGCCGCGGTGGTCGACGATGTGTTAGCCGTGGTGATCTTGAGTGTTCTGGTTTCGACCACCGGTACCGCGGTTGGCGGGCATACCTCCAGCAATCTCCTGGTGACGACGTTGATGCAAATCGTGTACTTCGTTGCCATTTACTTCGTGGTCAAGTGGCTGGCACCGTACATGGCCAAGATGGGGACCCGGCTCTTGATTCCAATGGGGGAAACCCTAATGGCCATCATTCTGTGTTTCGGGATGGCTTACGTGGCCGAATTAGTCGGCTTGAGCGATGTGGTGGGGGCCTTCTTCGCGGGGATCGCGATTTCCCAAACGTCCGTTAAATCGACGGTTGACCGCCACATCGAACCGGTCGGCTACGCGGTATTCATCCCCGTGTTCTTCGTCAGCATCGGGCTCAACATGGACTTTAACGGTCTGGGTAAGCAGATTGGGTTTATCCTAGTGTTAACGGTAGTCGCCGTGGTGTCCAAGTTAGTCGGTGCCGGTGGAGGCGCCAAGCTGGCCGGCTTCTCGTGGCTGAGTTCCACCGCGGTCGGTGCTGGGATGGTCTCCCGGGGGGAAATGGCCCTGATTATCGCCCAGATTGGGTACCAAGCGAAGTTGATGTCGCCGGTTCGTTATTCGGCCATCGTGGCTGCCATTATTTTGGCCACGTTGGTTGCGCCGTTCCTGCTACGGTGGACCATGAATCAGGTGACCAAGGGACAAAAGGACCGCTCCAAGGTGCGGCCGTTAAAAGATTAA
- a CDS encoding YfhO family protein, whose product MKQHRDTLTALRVSRWVYGGAFLIPFAIMVVVFWHLKITPFGHRNLLFSDMGAQYVPILEYLRTTILHGQFHLFSLSLGTGSGLVPLLTYYVLSPFNLLIFLFPAAQITTALTWIIILKISTIGLTMAIFLRHAFLKTGWSLLLFSTAFSLCGFVTMYFYDMMWLDALIWLPIVALGLHRLVHHHHFGLYTVSLTITILSNYYMGYMTCLFSVLYFIYLTVEHQSTPTPFRTVWQMHWPAIRQFIIGSVLAGGMTMIVLIPTALGMLLTGKSTVITQNYAPSPLFGPEVLAQFGPAGSTYGGHLYHTPSVFMGTLMFLLLIVYFVSPRILAVEKKRSMWLLIAMGLSLLITILNTAWHMFQQPAGFPFRNVYFFTFIAIVTAYRAWQTHPAQTMNDPQKVLALVWGAGLLTIGFISARILPKLYDKVEPTYNNSLYLHSQPAFHLLWLALGLLLVNTMLLFVSEWRPVRIGLMGLVISAELGGSFLIGTHGIGFGSQTAFTKAYKADTALLKQVGATKTKPNLHRIEYLHSTIGRAYQGAYNHYNDPLLFNYAGISSYASTLEEQARVFQHDLGYFSPNVRRISPQGYTHVTDTLLGIKYRLNSYKTPPITALTTYAGIGFAVPDRLARVQLYDQDALTNQQKILTALGVQPNTLASASILNVSHRLATSKDYTNVPDKTTAKIDGDRYLQTITLRVNATGLLHGYSPENNVIYSSLRVNGKKAKPLTNADGYRYVMNFGQHSKGTVLKISYLTANPDAGDHNQFASLNQAAYRRLTKRLAQQRFKLGPTSGVSWISGTVTGTADRQLLYVAIPKTPGWTAKVNGQPVKIQSAMHAQSIIPVVKNYPGMIGIPLQKGENKVTLSYQTPGLKIGAIISLACFALFLVLWFMSEWLRPLEARHAQPKD is encoded by the coding sequence ATGAAACAGCATCGAGATACCCTGACGGCACTGAGAGTTAGCCGCTGGGTATATGGGGGGGCATTTTTGATTCCGTTCGCCATCATGGTGGTGGTCTTTTGGCACCTCAAGATCACCCCCTTTGGTCACCGGAATCTGTTATTTAGTGATATGGGCGCTCAGTACGTTCCCATTTTGGAATACCTGCGCACCACGATTTTACACGGCCAATTCCACCTATTCTCCCTGTCATTAGGTACGGGAAGCGGGCTAGTACCACTCTTAACGTACTACGTCCTCAGCCCGTTCAACTTATTGATCTTTTTATTTCCCGCCGCTCAAATCACCACGGCACTGACCTGGATTATCATCCTCAAGATCAGCACGATTGGGTTAACCATGGCGATCTTCCTGCGGCACGCTTTTCTTAAGACGGGCTGGTCACTACTGCTTTTCTCAACGGCCTTTAGTCTGTGCGGGTTCGTCACCATGTACTTCTACGACATGATGTGGCTAGACGCCCTAATCTGGTTACCTATCGTGGCGCTAGGGCTCCATCGCTTGGTGCACCATCACCACTTTGGCCTCTACACGGTCAGTCTGACCATCACGATCCTATCAAACTACTACATGGGGTACATGACCTGCTTGTTCTCCGTTCTTTACTTCATCTACTTGACCGTCGAACACCAATCAACCCCGACACCGTTCAGAACGGTGTGGCAGATGCATTGGCCGGCCATTCGCCAATTCATCATCGGCTCCGTCTTAGCTGGTGGGATGACCATGATTGTGCTCATCCCGACGGCCCTAGGCATGTTGTTGACGGGGAAAAGCACCGTTATTACCCAAAACTACGCGCCGTCTCCTTTATTCGGTCCGGAAGTGTTGGCCCAGTTCGGCCCGGCTGGCAGTACCTACGGCGGTCACTTATACCACACCCCGTCGGTTTTTATGGGGACGCTCATGTTCCTGTTGCTAATCGTCTACTTCGTTTCACCCCGAATCTTGGCGGTTGAAAAGAAACGTTCGATGTGGCTGCTGATTGCCATGGGACTCAGCCTATTGATTACTATCCTCAATACGGCTTGGCACATGTTCCAACAACCCGCGGGTTTCCCATTCCGAAACGTGTACTTCTTTACTTTCATCGCGATTGTCACGGCTTACCGGGCTTGGCAAACTCACCCGGCCCAGACCATGAACGATCCCCAAAAGGTTCTGGCGTTGGTCTGGGGAGCGGGCTTGTTGACCATTGGCTTTATTTCGGCTCGGATCTTGCCTAAGCTCTACGACAAGGTGGAACCCACCTATAACAATTCGCTTTACCTACACAGTCAACCGGCCTTCCACCTACTCTGGTTAGCGTTAGGCCTGCTCCTAGTGAACACCATGCTACTCTTCGTGAGTGAGTGGCGACCCGTGCGTATTGGGTTAATGGGACTGGTTATCTCCGCCGAATTGGGCGGCAGCTTCCTGATTGGCACGCACGGCATCGGGTTCGGCTCGCAGACCGCCTTTACCAAGGCCTATAAAGCTGACACGGCCCTCCTTAAACAGGTGGGGGCCACTAAGACCAAGCCTAATCTCCACCGAATTGAGTACCTACACTCAACAATTGGGCGAGCCTATCAGGGGGCCTATAATCACTATAACGATCCCCTACTTTTCAATTATGCGGGGATCAGTTCTTACGCCTCAACCTTAGAAGAACAGGCGCGTGTCTTTCAACACGATCTGGGCTACTTTAGCCCCAACGTGCGCCGCATCAGTCCTCAGGGGTACACCCACGTCACGGACACCCTTTTGGGCATCAAATACCGGCTAAATTCCTATAAGACGCCACCCATCACGGCACTGACCACCTATGCGGGAATTGGGTTTGCCGTACCCGACCGGTTGGCCCGAGTGCAACTTTACGACCAAGATGCGCTAACCAACCAACAAAAAATCTTAACCGCTCTGGGGGTGCAACCGAATACGCTGGCGTCGGCGTCAATCCTCAATGTCAGTCATCGCCTGGCCACGTCTAAGGATTACACTAACGTGCCGGATAAGACCACCGCGAAGATTGATGGTGATCGATACCTCCAAACCATCACCTTACGGGTCAACGCTACCGGTCTCTTACACGGTTACTCTCCGGAAAACAACGTGATCTATTCCAGCCTAAGGGTCAATGGTAAGAAGGCCAAGCCCCTTACCAATGCCGATGGCTACCGTTATGTGATGAACTTCGGCCAGCATAGCAAGGGCACCGTCCTCAAGATTAGCTACCTCACGGCCAATCCCGACGCCGGAGACCATAACCAATTTGCGTCGTTGAATCAGGCCGCTTACCGTCGATTGACCAAGCGCCTAGCTCAGCAACGCTTCAAGTTAGGCCCGACCAGCGGCGTTTCCTGGATCTCCGGGACCGTAACGGGCACCGCCGACCGGCAATTGTTGTACGTTGCCATCCCCAAGACACCGGGATGGACGGCCAAGGTGAACGGTCAACCCGTGAAGATTCAGTCGGCCATGCACGCGCAATCAATCATCCCCGTAGTCAAGAATTATCCGGGAATGATTGGGATTCCGTTGCAAAAGGGCGAGAACAAAGTGACCCTTTCGTACCAGACACCGGGATTAAAGATTGGCGCGATCATCAGTCTCGCCTGCTTCGCGTTATTCCTGGTTCTCTGGTTCATGTCAGAATGGCTCCGTCCCCTGGAGGCGCGCCACGCACAACCTAAGGACTAA
- a CDS encoding response regulator transcription factor — protein MSATAQVLVVEDERELSADIVELIKPICEPTTAYDGEQGEFLASQGVFDAIILDLMLPGESGLDLLLHIRNQGIATPVLILTAKDTIADKLRGFNDGADDYVTKPFHREELLARMKALLKRTGHLNNSDVIRLGQLEINTSKHLATFNGDPLTLKGREFDLLAYLAANPGTIITKEQIFNRLWGFDSETSLSVVEVYMSNLRKELKRAGSDLSVRTIRNAGYIVEAPDEQ, from the coding sequence TTGAGTGCTACAGCCCAAGTATTAGTTGTTGAGGATGAACGAGAATTGTCTGCAGATATTGTTGAATTAATTAAACCTATTTGTGAACCGACTACCGCCTATGACGGGGAACAGGGAGAGTTTCTGGCGAGTCAGGGCGTGTTTGACGCCATTATTTTAGACCTGATGCTTCCCGGTGAAAGTGGCTTAGATCTACTACTACACATCCGGAATCAGGGGATCGCCACGCCGGTGCTGATCTTGACAGCTAAGGACACAATCGCCGATAAGCTGCGAGGGTTCAATGACGGTGCCGATGATTACGTGACTAAGCCGTTTCACCGCGAGGAGCTCTTGGCCCGGATGAAGGCGTTATTGAAGCGGACCGGGCACCTGAACAATAGTGACGTGATTCGCCTGGGTCAGTTGGAAATCAATACCAGCAAGCATCTGGCCACCTTTAACGGCGACCCGCTGACGTTGAAGGGACGGGAATTTGATCTGTTGGCTTATTTGGCGGCGAACCCGGGGACCATTATCACCAAGGAACAGATTTTCAACCGTTTGTGGGGGTTTGATTCCGAGACCAGCCTCTCCGTGGTGGAAGTCTACATGAGTAATTTACGCAAGGAATTGAAGCGCGCGGGGAGTGATCTTTCCGTTCGGACCATTCGCAACGCCGGGTACATTGTGGAGGCCCCTGATGAGCAATAA
- a CDS encoding HAMP domain-containing sensor histidine kinase: MSNKVNRAQRRRLFLSNFIGFSLIFILLGVIVFVLFSRAMLTSTDQALRVEKSARLQAPSQKPFGPHKGPFKGNSQTQHPFMTTTLVFNQHGKITNKVQLGSRYDTLKDIQLNRSQVGQLKTIKVNGKYNFRTLLVKAPKTVTDKSVAGKYLLIMENIDPQKAAMRNFTRIMLITMGIFWLLSILMSVWMSRLTMRPILKSWGRQTEFVGNAAHELRTPLTIIQNKLEFLLTKPNDKIIDQAANIAIANSESQRLQKLTHDLLALARSDSNTLQTNFETTAVADFLQDTVEPYTEIAASQGKRLVLAPVPAFKAVLDQDLIHQLMNILIDNALKYSPQSSTITITAKVVGRKWQLIVADQGIGVTGRDRQRIFDRFYRVDTSRSRQTGGNGLGLSIAHWIVDLHHGTIAVRDNQPQGSQFVTTLPLNSSQNGHHGKRK, translated from the coding sequence ATGAGCAATAAAGTGAATCGGGCCCAACGCCGGCGGCTCTTCCTGAGTAATTTTATCGGCTTTTCCCTGATCTTCATTCTTTTAGGGGTGATTGTGTTCGTGCTGTTTAGCCGTGCTATGCTGACCAGCACCGACCAGGCCTTACGAGTAGAAAAATCCGCGCGGCTACAGGCACCTTCACAAAAGCCGTTCGGGCCACATAAGGGCCCCTTCAAGGGAAACAGTCAGACCCAGCACCCGTTCATGACCACTACGTTAGTGTTCAATCAGCACGGAAAAATCACTAACAAGGTGCAATTAGGTTCGCGGTACGATACCCTTAAGGACATTCAGCTTAACCGTTCGCAGGTGGGGCAGTTGAAGACGATCAAGGTCAACGGTAAGTACAATTTCCGTACCCTATTGGTTAAGGCGCCCAAGACTGTTACCGACAAGTCTGTGGCGGGAAAATACCTACTGATTATGGAAAATATCGATCCGCAAAAGGCGGCAATGCGTAATTTTACGCGCATTATGCTGATTACCATGGGCATCTTCTGGCTCTTGTCGATCCTGATGAGCGTTTGGATGTCGCGGCTAACCATGCGACCAATTCTCAAGTCCTGGGGGCGTCAGACCGAATTCGTCGGGAACGCCGCGCACGAATTACGGACGCCGTTAACCATCATTCAAAACAAGTTAGAATTTTTACTGACCAAGCCTAACGATAAGATTATCGACCAGGCGGCCAACATTGCGATTGCGAATAGTGAAAGTCAGCGGCTCCAGAAGCTGACCCACGATCTATTAGCGTTGGCCCGCTCGGATTCGAACACCTTACAGACCAATTTTGAGACCACCGCGGTAGCGGACTTTCTGCAGGATACGGTGGAGCCCTATACCGAAATTGCGGCCAGTCAGGGCAAACGCCTGGTTTTGGCCCCAGTTCCCGCGTTTAAAGCCGTCCTTGACCAGGACCTGATTCACCAACTGATGAACATCCTGATCGATAACGCCCTCAAGTATTCGCCCCAAAGCAGTACCATTACCATTACCGCCAAGGTCGTGGGGCGGAAGTGGCAGCTGATTGTGGCCGACCAAGGCATCGGGGTGACCGGCCGCGACCGGCAACGGATCTTCGACCGGTTCTACCGGGTCGACACCTCCCGTTCTCGCCAGACGGGGGGCAACGGGTTGGGACTGTCCATTGCCCATTGGATTGTGGATCTCCACCACGGAACCATCGCGGTGCGTGACAATCAGCCACAAGGCAGCCAATTTGTGACCACCTTGCCGCTGAACTCATCGCAAAATGGTCATCATGGTAAACGAAAATAG
- a CDS encoding LacI family DNA-binding transcriptional regulator, with amino-acid sequence MLTIRDIAAKAGVSVSTASRALNNNPRISQATRERIQKLAAAEGYLPNYNAKNLTAGEANAVGVVFPNTERVLSENPFYIDLLRGINTQLVQRHYVLSVAISSTAEELLANVKSMVAQGKIKRFILFYAHQDDPIADYLRQQHLRFVTIGQPDQHHNDFFVDNDNLQAGIGAATYLFDQLNVKHPVFVESGHHWAYEQQRREGYDRVAARFNVEPLVCKLGEPNRVRAFIKQHPEIDGIMATDDFNGIEFYRLFREKYGVSQFPVVSFNHSLPEGLTDADLHSVDLFPEKMGSAAAVLLFSDKEPLETPTPGQIRIPYAIN; translated from the coding sequence ATGTTAACTATCCGTGATATTGCCGCCAAAGCCGGGGTCTCGGTCTCGACTGCGTCACGCGCGTTGAATAATAATCCACGTATCAGTCAGGCCACCCGTGAGCGGATTCAGAAGCTGGCCGCCGCTGAAGGTTATTTACCTAACTACAATGCTAAAAACCTAACGGCGGGGGAAGCCAATGCGGTCGGGGTCGTGTTCCCGAATACGGAACGGGTCCTTTCCGAAAATCCTTTCTATATTGACTTACTCCGAGGAATCAACACCCAATTGGTCCAGCGCCACTATGTGCTTTCGGTCGCCATTAGTTCGACGGCCGAAGAGCTATTGGCGAACGTCAAGTCGATGGTGGCCCAAGGAAAGATCAAACGCTTCATCCTGTTCTATGCGCATCAAGACGATCCAATTGCCGATTATCTGCGGCAACAACACTTGCGCTTTGTGACGATTGGTCAACCGGATCAACACCACAATGATTTCTTCGTTGATAATGACAACCTGCAAGCCGGGATTGGTGCGGCGACTTACCTGTTCGACCAGTTGAACGTTAAGCATCCGGTCTTTGTCGAATCGGGACACCACTGGGCCTATGAGCAACAACGACGGGAAGGGTACGACCGGGTGGCGGCTCGGTTTAACGTGGAGCCGTTGGTCTGCAAGTTGGGGGAACCCAACCGGGTCAGGGCGTTTATTAAGCAACATCCAGAGATTGACGGCATCATGGCAACGGATGACTTTAACGGCATCGAATTTTACCGGTTATTCCGCGAAAAGTATGGGGTTAGCCAATTTCCGGTGGTGAGTTTTAACCATTCGTTGCCGGAAGGGTTAACCGATGCGGATTTGCATTCGGTAGATTTGTTCCCCGAAAAGATGGGGTCAGCGGCGGCGGTGTTATTGTTCAGCGACAAGGAACCGCTAGAAACACCAACGCCGGGTCAAATCCGAATTCCGTATGCGATAAACTAA
- a CDS encoding SLC45 family MFS transporter: MADVVSKDTTTVDNPKTGLPNLSASTIWMINFGFLGVQTAFTLQSSQMSRIFQTIGADPNSLGWFFILPPLAGLVVQPIVGYYSDRTWAPKLGGRRLPYLALGTIVAVIVMCLLPNSGSMGFGYASLAALLFGAITVAFLDLSSNIAMQPFKMMVGDMVNDDQKSYAYGIQSFLSNTGAVLAAILPFLFAYFGLKNVAVKGVVPDTVKIAFYVGAILLVITSLFTIFRVHEYDPETYAKYHGISQEDNTTGGNWWTLLKSAPKVFWTVTLVQFFCWVAFQYLWTYSAGAIAANVWNTTNAASAGYQAAGNWYGVLAAVQSIAAVVWSYVLAKLPNSAHKLGYAGSLGLGAVGFISVFFIHNQYALIVSFILVGIAWAAMNTYPLTMVTNALSGAHMGTYLGLFNGSICLPQIVASLASFALFPLLGGAQANMFLLAGIIMAIGALSVFTIKETYKA, from the coding sequence ATGGCAGATGTCGTGTCTAAGGATACTACCACGGTCGATAATCCCAAAACGGGGTTGCCAAACTTATCAGCCAGTACCATTTGGATGATTAACTTTGGGTTCCTGGGGGTTCAAACGGCCTTTACGTTACAAAGTTCGCAAATGAGTCGGATTTTCCAAACCATTGGGGCCGACCCCAACAGTTTAGGGTGGTTCTTCATTTTACCACCACTGGCTGGATTGGTCGTCCAACCAATCGTCGGGTATTATTCCGATAGAACCTGGGCACCGAAATTAGGTGGCCGGCGGTTGCCTTACTTAGCGTTAGGTACCATCGTGGCGGTTATCGTCATGTGTCTGTTACCGAACTCCGGTAGTATGGGCTTCGGGTACGCGTCACTCGCCGCGTTACTCTTCGGGGCCATCACCGTGGCCTTCCTGGACTTGTCATCGAACATTGCGATGCAACCGTTCAAGATGATGGTCGGGGACATGGTCAACGACGATCAGAAGAGTTACGCTTACGGGATTCAAAGTTTCTTGTCGAACACCGGGGCCGTTTTAGCCGCTATTTTACCATTCCTATTCGCCTACTTCGGTTTGAAGAACGTGGCCGTTAAAGGGGTCGTGCCCGACACCGTGAAGATTGCCTTCTACGTCGGCGCCATCTTATTGGTCATCACGAGTCTGTTCACCATCTTCCGGGTTCACGAATACGATCCCGAAACGTACGCCAAGTACCATGGTATCAGCCAGGAAGATAACACGACCGGTGGGAACTGGTGGACGTTACTGAAGTCCGCACCGAAGGTTTTCTGGACCGTTACCTTAGTTCAATTCTTCTGCTGGGTCGCCTTCCAGTACCTCTGGACTTACTCCGCTGGGGCCATTGCTGCCAACGTTTGGAACACTACCAACGCCGCTTCCGCGGGTTACCAAGCTGCCGGGAACTGGTACGGGGTCTTAGCCGCCGTGCAATCCATTGCCGCCGTGGTTTGGTCCTACGTCTTAGCTAAGTTACCCAATAGCGCCCACAAGTTGGGCTACGCCGGTAGTTTAGGCTTAGGGGCCGTTGGGTTTATCTCCGTGTTCTTCATCCACAACCAATACGCTTTGATCGTTTCCTTTATCTTAGTCGGGATTGCTTGGGCGGCAATGAACACGTACCCACTGACCATGGTTACCAACGCCTTATCTGGGGCCCACATGGGGACTTACTTAGGCTTGTTCAACGGCTCGATTTGCTTACCACAAATCGTGGCTTCACTGGCCAGCTTCGCACTGTTCCCATTATTGGGTGGTGCCCAAGCCAACATGTTCTTGTTAGCCGGCATCATCATGGCGATCGGGGCATTGTCCGTCTTCACCATTAAGGAAACTTACAAGGCTTAA